From a region of the Arachis ipaensis cultivar K30076 chromosome B09, Araip1.1, whole genome shotgun sequence genome:
- the LOC107615792 gene encoding protein SIEVE ELEMENT OCCLUSION B, giving the protein MSKPGVPLEATYTPPPPIVAGESKPGVPLQSTYTPRPAIPLVPAIYGRPIMPGVLLPGTTFTNPVSPLMNPFKVPDELISLNIISIHDAQAIRQDVDSLFDLVYDIVNSSSTNFDDYLGLKQVSVNLVEDKVPESALNPTYTLLKEIACQMTCHSFTISNAHKSVVGVLQKLKSYTWDAKAVIALSAFALDYGETRHLTLKKQATRKGNALELHVFRHAEENKPAESDSNLTSNLVKITLELIKGIITLEKHYKSYAPSDVPTLVKAPRDVYTYWAVFSLFACANQRELDIKNNVIARLNIVLTQLNAYLNQIKSEIEAWQDLSWRFDAFRIPSGIWPLLKALIYSKNVDQPDKIIANNATKELLTLDELITTKNLFLFISGVDNIDLEIIKSLKLIHESITNNDKYKKEGNKIVWVPVVEHWTYEIKKKFEYLKSVMPSWYVVECFSLIKGYKPLQEIWNYQGKPIVVVADAGGKLLNENALHPIILWGMEAFPFDPATLTTVSQNWNWFWPAAYNIYPLIKTCVMSEEKYVFVYGGTRGWTEKFHGLLERMKKDLEGTETDIEHFNLATNETNQTKFWLSITHSLLSNIQNVETTTLKQIQMLLAMKTEAGWAIVSKGKNVFLFGYNEVMLNVLQGFKEWRPNISVLGFYSAIYKYYVELHKPEKRHCMKFQLDNIHSRVLIPFNCPDLTCGRMMEITSLSYKCCHGMHFVDDDDLPFENGKGPI; this is encoded by the exons ATGTCGAAACCAGGAGTTCCATTAGAAGCCACTTACACCCCTCCTCCTCCAATAGTTGCAGGAGAGTCAAAGCCGGGAGTTCCACTGCAATCCACTTACACTCCCCGTCCTGCAATTCCACTCGTCCCTGCCATTTATGGTCGTCCAATAATGCCAGGAGTTCTACTTCCTGGTACTACATTCACCAATCCTGTTTCACCGCTGATGAACCCATTCAAGGTGCCTGATGAGCTCATCTCTCTCAACATCATCAGCATCCATGACGCTCAAGCCATCAGACAAGATGTTGATTCTCTTTTCGATCTTGTGTATGACATTGTTAATAGCAGCTCAACCAACTTCGATGACTATCTTGGCCTCAAG CAAGTGTCCGTCAATCTTGTGGAAGACAAGGTTCCTGAATCTGCTCTCAATCCAACTTATACCCTTCTCAAAGAGATTGCTTGCCAG ATGACATGCCACTCGTTTACCATATCAAATGCACACAAGTCAGTGGTGGGAGTTCTTCAGAAGCTGAAAAGTTACACATGGGATGCAAAAGCAGTGATAGCACTCTCCGCTTTTGCTTTGGACTATGGAGAGACACGGCACCTGACGCTGAAGAAGCAGGCGACAAGGAAGGGGAATGCGCTTGAGCTGCATGTGTTCAGGCATGCAGAAGAGAACAAGCCCGCTGAGTCGGATTCAAATCTTACAAGCAATTTGGTTAAAATTACATTGGAACTCATTAAGGGGATCATCACATTGGAGAAGCACTATAAATCATATGCCCCAAGTGACGTTCCGACTCTCGTCAAAGCTCCTCGTGATGTGTATACTTATTGGgctgttttctccctttttgcgtGTGCTAATCAAAG GGAATTGGACATCAAGAATAACGTTATTGCGAGACTCAATATCGTTCTCACCCAATTAAATGCTTATTTGAACCAAATCAAGAGCGAAATAG AGGCATGGCAAGATTTAAGTTGGCGTTTTGATGCCTTCCGAATTCCTTCGGGAATTTGGCCACTTTTGAAAGCTCTAATCTATTCCAAAAACGTTGATCAACCTGATAAGATTATTGCCAACAATGCTACTAAAGAACTG CTTACTCTGGATGAACTAATAACAACAAAGAACTTGTTTTTGTTCATTTCTGGTGTTGACAACATTGACCTTGAGATAATAAAGTCTCTAAAATTGATTCACGAATCAATCACCAACAATGACAAATACAAGAAAGAGGGTAATAAGATTGTGTGGGTGCCTGTTGTGGAACATTGGACCTATGAAATCAAGAAAAAGTTTGAGTATTTGAAGTCTGTGATGCCATCATGGTATGTGGTGGAGTGTTTCTCACTCATAAAAGGTTACAAACCATTGCAAGAAATATGGAACTACCAAGGTAAACCTATTGTGGTGGTGGCTGATGCTGGTGGAAAGCTTCTAAACGAAAATGCACTGCACCCAATCATTCTGTGGGGCATGGAAGCCTTCCCATTCGATCCTGCTACCCTCACAACGGTTTCCCAAAACTGGAATTGGTTTTGGCCCGCAGCATATAATATTTATCCTCTTATCAAAACGTGCGTCATG AGCGAAGAGAAATACGTCTTTGTCTATGGAGGAACAAGAGGATGGACTGAAAAGTTTCATGGCCTTCTTGAACGTATGAAAAAGGACCTAGAAGGAACAGAAACAGACATTGAACACTTCAACCTTGCAACGAATGAAACAAATCAGACCAAATTTTGGTTAAGCATCACCCACTCACTCCTAAGCAACATTCAAAATGTTGAAACGACCACCCTCAAGCAAATTCAAATGCTTCTCGCCATGAAAACTGAGGCGGGATGGGCGATCGTGAGCAAAGGCAAGAACGTATTCTTATTTGGGTACAATGAAGTGATGTTGAATGTACTCCAAGGCTTCAAAGAGTGGCGACCCAATATTTCGGTGTTAGGCTTTTACTCTGCCATCTACAAATACTATGTCGAACTCCACAAGCCCGAGAAACGCCATTGTATGAAGTTCCAGCTGGATAATATCCACTCTCGTGTGCTGATCCCCTTTAACTGCCCTGATCTGACATGCGGCCGGATGATGGAGATCACTTCTCTGTCCTACAAATGTTGCCATGGGATGCattttgttgatgatgatgatcttCCATTTGAAAATGGTAAAGGACCAATATAA